Genomic DNA from Callospermophilus lateralis isolate mCalLat2 chromosome 11, mCalLat2.hap1, whole genome shotgun sequence:
GCTTTATGCCTTTTTATAACTTGATTTCCTATTAAAGTATCCCTGGGATATCTCTGAGGCCTACTCTCCAATTTTTCAAAAAGTTTGGGGGTTAAGACATTGGTAATCCCCCTCAGGAACTTATGCTGCTTCCAAAAGGGGGTCTATTCCCATCTGGGGATGGATCTAGAAACTCCTCCTTGGAGGAGTTTGGCCCATCCCCAGGAGGCAGAGCACAGAGCCTCTGTGAGGATGAAAACAGCACTGATGCCCTCCAAAGCCTACAGCCTCCTTCATTCACTCTGAAGGTAAAACCTCCCAGGGAAGAACCAGGGGAGGGGCACTGCAGCTCTGCAGAGGGATCCAGCCAACAAACCAGACTTCCCAACTCATTTCCTCCTGCTGGGAACGTATTAGGCAGCTACCTCATTTAGGGATGAGAATCAGTATTGCCTTTAATTGTAGCTCATGGGGCAGGGGCACAGGGTTCACCACCAGAGGCTGTGTGAGACCCAGCATCCCATCAAAGTAGTTACTTCCTTTACAGGCTCTAAGGAAGATCAAAGGAGAACATGCTAAAAATCACCTTCCTATGGCTCTGAGATGCCAGGCCACCTTAGTTTTATCCCAAGTCTTGTACCACCATGGGACAACCTCTGTCATTTTATTCTTCAAACTACATGCTGAAGTCTTACCACCTCCTAGAACTAGAACTGCTCCAGGGCTCATTTGTTAGTTTTGTTGAGCAGCTCCATGCGGGACCCTggactggtaccagggattgaaagatGAATTTGACCCATTATCTGCCCGGAGGGGCACTGGCTGGTGGGGAGACAGTCATCACTAAGGAAGCTGGACAGTATGAGGAGGAAACCAAGAGCTCAGGCAGTGTCACCAAGTCAGGTAGAGAGGGATGAGTGGAAAAGCCAGGAGTAGGCTGGGAAAAGGAAATTCTCCACAGTGGGAAGCAGATGCCAGAGCCCAGGTGGGCAGCAAACTGCCCCTTGGCTTCCAGATAGTCCTTCTCTCCCTATGGGCCAGCAGGAATCCCAGTGGGCACAGGGGCCAATGGCCCCAAGCTCATAGGACACACACACCAGCACCTCAGAGCCAAAGACGAAACCAAATCCGCAGGTAAAAATTATACTTTTATTTGAGTCACCAGGAGAAAGTTTCACTTGTGGTTCAAgtcaaatgttcagaatcacaacAGGCCAGAAAGATTTGATCCCAAGCACAAGCCCATGAGGGAGGGGACCAAATAGACCCAAAAGACAACAACcccatataaaaagatgagtgAGTGGtttcacacacacgcacgcatacacacacacatacaaacagatGAAATGCTTGGACAGGCGAATTTCACAGGGtcacttgtttctttttaaatacgGGTTTGTGGggtggtgttttgtttttttccagctATTAAAAAAAGGCCCAAAAGTGCATGTGTGAAGGGAAAAAGGCAGAAATGAAGCAATAAAGGAATTTTCCCTGGAGGGATGGGGCGGGGGAGGCAGGAAGCACTGTTGGAAGAATCCACACTTCCCACGGTGGGCTTTTGGGCATGGTAGGATTGGTCCACAAAACTGATGTTCCCAGGTATTATCTTTCCTGGGTTAGACTGGCTACAAGACCTCTGTGAAGGTCAAAGATCAGGGGCTCATCGCAGCCCTTGGGGTTCTGTGCTCTTCTAAGGGTGGAAGGTTTTGGGAAGGAACATAGGCTCTAGCTACTCTGGGTCCCCTCAGCACCAGTGTGAGAGTGCCTCCTCTCTCTGGGGGTGTGTGAGAAAGCATCCTCTATTTTTAGGACTTCAGATGGGAAGAATAGGAGCTAGCTTGCCTTGTTTTGGAAGTCCAGCTACGTGAAATAGGCTGCTGGCTTCTCTTGAGGGAGGTGGCATCCCCTCCCAACCACAGTCCCTGCAACAGGATGTGTCCCTGACCTCTGGTCCCCAGATCCACATTGTGCTTTGAaattaagagaaaacagagtggatcAGCACCACCCCCAAGGCTGCTCCCCAATATTCTTCCTCTGTCCAGCTTGTCCCCAAATCGCCCAAGAAGACACTCCACCTGCCCTTACCTAAATGGGACAGAAAGGAAAAGGAACAGGTCAGGCAGGGGCTCCTTCCAGATGCTTGTCAACCTCTGATCTGGACTACATGTTCCCAAATCAAATGTGAGCCACTGACAGGATACTCATGCAGACCggattgcttaataggctaccatCCTGGGGTCCTCGCCCTCACCTTCAGGTCTCAAGTGTGCAATGGGGCAAGATGCCACctgaggggctgggggtgtggctcagtggtagagcacttgcctagcatttaagaagccctgggttccatcccagccctggggaaaaaaaaaagtcagctgcAGGGCCTGATCAGACTAAGGGTGACCATGGGGGAAGGGGGAGAGACACAGAAAGGTGACAAGAAAACCCAGAGATGAATAAAGCCAGGGGAGGGGTATCCCAGCCCTCACCCAGAGAAGGAACTTTGATGTAGCACCGTCTTGCCCTTCCTCCTCCCAGAGCCTGTGCTTCCAGTTTTGGAGCCCTGGGACCCTCTGTTGCTTCCAGTAGACATGAGAGGGAGGCTTGAGGGGAGACTGAGGCACCACAGTGAGTGACCAAGAACCTTCTGGTGCCCTACTCAGCAGCCCCAGGCACAGGGAGAGAAGAGGCCCATACCAAGTCTTCCCCTTCCTCAACCCAGCagacaacaggcccagcagcagCCCCCAACTCCACAACCAACCACACAGGGCATGGAGTCTCCTCATTCAGATAGGAGGAAGGAGGGCTTCCACCCCAGAGAGAACCCAAAGAGCTTCTCTCCACTAGGGTCCTCCCTCTCACTGTCGGTTTAAGGAAAATATCAGGGGCAGAGGGCTCTGCCCcctccccctctttctctctctctctctcacacacacacacacacgcaaacacacacatataccttGCACACAAGCCCAGACACCAGCAGACATACACCTGGTTCCTCCTGTCACCCTTACATTTTCCTGTTACAGTCACCTGCACACACGCTCGCTTGGGTCCCAGCAAGCCAACTGTGGAGACAGAGCTGGCTTTGCACAGCTCTAGGCCTACTTGGCACAGAGCAGGACAGGGGAGGCTATGGGGGCCCCAGACCTCTACCCATGAGGAGGGAAGAGCATGGCTAACCCAGAGCCCAGGGGAGGTCTCCACGCCCTCAGCACAGCTTCCAGCCTGGGAGGCAAAGGAGTCCCTGGAGAATGGGGGTGGAAGTGGGGTAAAAGGGAATGCCCTGCTCCCCTCCTTCCTGCAGCTGCCCCTAAAGCTAAGAAAGGCAAGAGCTTCACCCAAGCTGTGCTTCCTGGGGGCTCTTGGTCTGCCTGCCCCCCCAGGTGTGGGAGTCACAGTGCAGGGAGTACATGGGgaggcagaggggagggagggaggtccCTTGGTGAGTTAGCAGCCCCCACATTGAGAGAGGGGTAAAGCCCCCATCCTGGTCCCACGCACAGCggagccccaccccaccccagggaTGTATAGAGTCCTGCCTGGGGGTCCTGGGCATGTGGGGCTCACCTGGCACTGGAATGTCTGGGTGTGTGAGGAGCTGGGCAAGGGGTGTCTGAGGGGTCAGAGAGAGGGGAGGCTAAGCCGGGGGCCACAGAGGTCTCTGGTTCCAGCCCGCCCAGCCTGTGGGCCTTGCCCTCCCCCAGAATGGCCATGCCTGTTCCCTCCAGAGAGAAACCAGGAAGTCAGACAAGGGGAAACCTGCCAGAGGAAGGAGCCCGCGAAAGTGGCAGAACAAGGCTTcagttggcaaaaaaaaaaaaaaaaaaaaaagctggaggagggatgggaataaACAAGCGTCGCAGATCTTAAGAAACAGAGACACTGAAGGGTGGATGGGTCACGCCCCGGGACGGATGCGATGTCATGGAATGCACTGAAGACTGGGTGGGGAGGGCACCGCGGGGCTCAGATGGCCTCCACGTAGTTAGCCGGCAGCATCCCCGTGTCGCCGGTGCGCTCCACGGTCCCATACATCCAGCCGTCGTCGATCTGCTGCACGTTGACGATGGTGTCCCCATCCTGGAAGGAGACCTCGTCCTCGTCGGCGGCGCTGTAGTCGTACACCGCACGGTACCGcttctgggggtgggggtgcacAGTCAGCCTGGCGGGCCAGCGGGCTCTCGCccgggtttctttcttttttgttgggTCTAGAACCCAGGGCTCGCAAATGCCCAGGGAGCGCTCCACCCTGAGCTTATTCCTGACAGCTGTACTTCCAAGTGACTCTCCAGGACTCCTGAGCACACCCAAGAAAGCAGTGACCCAAGAGATGGAGGACCTGGGCTGTGATCTGCCATCATTTTTCTTGTGTCTCACATTCTGAAAGTCCCCACCCCCtggccttttttaaaaatttttttaggggctggggttgtggctcagcagtagagcactcatctcCCACGTGCTAGACcatccgatcctcagcaccacataaaaaaataaataagtaaaataaaggtattgtgtctaactacaactaaaaaataaatattaaaaaaaaaattttttttttaatgtggtgctgaggatcgaacccagagccccagGCCAGTGCTCTAatgctgagccatgaccccagcccctgAGTTCCTGTCCTTTATGGATGTACTTGGCACTGACTAAAGGCCAGGCACAGGGCAGGCTGGGGATACATTCACCCACCTCACCTCCCCCACCACGGATACAGGAAGGTCTCATAGGTAAGATGTAGAGATTGTGTTTAAAAATGTGaccataaattaaaaataaaatgtgacgATGGCTATTCACTACTATTTGGATTATTATAAGCACCAATGGTTTCCTTTTGAAGCCATGGCTAGACTGGTTTTACTCCCAAGTTGGGGACAAAAACCTTTCCTTGAGAGAAAAATCTTGAGTGGTCATGAAATGTCTATCAGGCTCCACCTTCCAAACCTCAGCCACAACCTGTATAAACCCCATCATAGATGGTCCCTGACGTGACATCTATCGGTGGTAGATGGCCATCTAAATTCCTTGGTTCTCACTGTACCCTGTCCAGGGGCTTCAAAAAACAAAGTTTGAAATTTATAACCCTGCAGGATTAGAGGCCACACCCTTCACAAAGTGACCTCGACTCTTATCATTAACTCTACCTCTATCTCAGGCCAAAGTTGCTGCCATCTAAGATCATGTCCTGCAACTGCCTCCCAACTTCACCCTCAGTGCTGGACTGCTGACTTCCCATACAGGCGCCACCGTGATCTTTTAAAAGCATTGTCAGGCCAGGCCTTGTGGCAGGTGCCTATAGTCCCAgatccttgggaggctgaggcaggaggactgcttgAGTCcaagagtttgaggccagcctggacaacacagcaagaccttgtctcaaaaagtaaaaaagggtagctgggggtagTGATGCacctctataatcccagtggcttgggaggctgaggcaggagaatcacaagttcaaagttagcctcagcaatttagaagaccctatctcaaaataaaggactggagatgtagctcataggttaagtgcccctgggttcaactcctagAACTAAAAGTAAAAAGGACAAGCAAACCCCGTCAGTCTGCATAGACCACCAGTCACCAAGGCCCTCCTGTGGCCTACGAGTTCCTCTAGGTCTGACCTCAGCTACCCTCCTCCCGTCTCTAGTCGCCTCAGCCCTCCTGATGGCCCTTGAACTTCATAGGACGTTCCTACCTTGGGAACTTTGcacttgctgttctccctgtgccaCTCACCCCTCCACTTTATTGAGGACTTTGctcaaatttcatttttatttttagttgtagatggacacaatacctttattttgtttatttagtttttttgtgtggtgctggggatcaaacccagtgcctcatgcatgctaggcaagtgctcaaccactgagccataaccccagccctcaaatgtCACATCTTGACCCTGCTGCTCCCTGTCCCTTACCCAGCTGTctatcttcatagcaaatgccagACAGTGATCTGGCCTGACATTATTTACCTACTTAGTGATTGCTTTCTTGCTGGAATATAAGCTCCTAGAGGGTGGGAAGGTGGTGGAATCACTCATGTCCTGTATCTGAAGGACTGGTTGGTCATCTGAAACCTTATCCTTCAGATGACCTCTTCCcagccctcccccccccccccagcaataACACATCCTTGTGTATGTCCAGGACAAGAGGCTCCTGGAGGTCACTTGAGACCCACCTGACATGGGACGGCATGGCAGAGCCCTTAGAGGCAGGGATTAGCTGAGCAGAAGGACATGGAGGGATCAACCCATGAGAAGCAGGACCCAGGTCTGGAAGGCCCCAAGCAGAAAGGTGCTTTGTGTGCACCCACGGAACCAGAGTAGGGAAATGGCCAGGACAAGAGGAGTGACTTGGCTGACACACCAGGGCCAGGATCCAGGGCCCCAATCAGTCAGACCTGGCCCCGTCCACCGTACTTCCTCTCAGTGAGGCTGAGACCCCTGCTACCTACACAGGGTCAGAGGTCAGGAGAAGCCATGGCCTATGTCCAGGAGGCTTTCCCAGGGGCGCCAGTCCCTCAGGGCTACTCACCCCGCCCCCGCCTGGGGCGCTGCGCTGTATGGAGACTGGGGCTGCAGGCTCCTTGTAGCCACCGTAGGCTGGGGTGGCCTGCTGCTGCTGGGGCTGCTGGTAGACTGGAAGGTGGGAGAGAGGACTCAGAAAGTGATCTGCGAGACCCAGCCCTTCCCAGGTCCCAGGTCACCGCCCCATCCCCAACGCTCGCCTCCACCCCTCAGCTGCTCTGCCTGTGCAGGGATTCCCCAGCAGGGTCTGTGTGTCCTCTCAAGCTGGGAGCTGCCCTCCTGATCCCTGGCTCAGCTCAGGCCTGACCCCAGCGCCATGGGTGGGACCTGGGGTTTGTGCCTGTGCGTGCGCAAATGGCTCTCCTTCAGCCCCCTCCTGGCTCTTGGGCCTGGTTGCACAGGCCCACACCCACCAGGGGCGCTGCTGGTCGGGACGTGGTGAGGCGGCTGCTGCTGCTCCTGAGGCCGCCGGTAGCTGCTGCTGTCCTGGGCATCCCTGCGCTCTGGCTCCAGGCCCTCACCCCCACTGGGGCCCATGCGGCTCTTCTCAAACTCCTCATGGTACTTTATCTGCAAGGGGCAGAGGCACCAGGTGAGCGCTCCTGCAGCAGGGAGCCAGCCAGGATCCTGCTGCCACAGACCCTGAGAGGAGAGCGGAGCGCAGGCACGAGCCAGTGGTCCCAGTTgtttgggagactaaggcagcaggatcacctgcacccaggagttcaaggccagcctgggcaacatagtgagacccccatctcaaCAAAGATCCTGGGCTGGGAGGCTCCCTGAGGACTCCAGGCAGGCAGAGCACATCTGCATGCATTTGGACACACCTGTAAAATAGGTCactggtgtctagcttagaagctgGAGATGTAAGAACAGGGCCATGGAAGTGACAGCATCAGATGAATGTGAACGGTTATTTGTATGtgcctgggacagggactgggcctTCCCTGCTTCCATCCTGACCAACAATAGCAGCCAACTCTGTTTATTGAGctcttactatgtgccaggcactgtgctaggtaTTCTATGTCACAGGTTACTCTTCATCTGATCAGCACCTCACAGGAGTTTGTTGATCCCTTCCTGCCAAAAGGCTTCAACTGGAGACTGCTGCTGTTCACGTGGTTTTATTTCACTCCTTTATTCATttatactggggatcaaacccagggcctcctcacTCTCGGCAAGTGCTCAGCCATGATCTCCAGCttcacacagatttttttttttttaaaaacacaatccTCTCAAACTATGTGTATTTTATCAATGACACAAAAATATCATTTTGCAATATGGAAAGTGCAGTGTAAAACACACCCAAAACACGAACAGCAAAAGCAGGAGATGCAGAAGCAGCAGACCCAGGAGCGTTCGGGTTTTCTGGCCCCTCATGAGACACTCACCCACTCTGGAGACCCAGAGGGGAGCAGCTCGACCAAGGGGAGGTGCCGAGACCCAGACTTTGAGCGCTCTgtgagagctgggctggcctcaGGGTGGGGAGAAAGTGGGACAGAGAGTGACAGGTTGAACAGCCCACCCCCACTCCCCAGGGGAAACTCAGAAAGCAGGGAAAGCAGGACAGAGGGAAAGCCAGGGAGAGGTACAAGCCCTGTCCCAGGGAGTCCTGGGCCCCGAATTCCCTGCAGGCCTTGGGCACCTGACTGGAGGCCGGCTCTCACTTCCTGCTCACCAGGACCCTGTCCTGTCTCTTCCTGTTCCTGGGCAATGATGGGAGTCGGGGAACAGGGCAAAGAGTCAGGCAAAGCCTGTTTCCTGGAGCAGAAGGGAAGGACCTGAGGTCCTGGGCCCTGAGTGTCCTGTCCAGGCCTGCCCCATGCTGGCGCAGTCCAGGGCCCCCTTTGGCTAGGCTTTCTCTGCTGGCTTCTCTCGCCCTTGGCATTAGTTGAGTCGAGGGCAAGAGCTGACACTTGGCGGAGCAGACCCCAGAGCTAGGGCCCGCTGGAGACCCCTGGGCCACTTCTACTGACTAAATAACTATTATCCACTGCAGGCCGCGCCAGGAAGGCGTGCGGGAGGGATCTGGTCTGGAGGCAGAAAGCAGCTCATTTAGGAGTTTGGGTCAGAAACAGCCCTTCCTttccctgtcccctcccttcaTGGCAAAGGAGGGAGCCACACCCAATCGGCAAAGCAAGCCAAGCCCTGCCCAGTGCAGGCGCCACCTGTTCCCATCCATACCAACAACCTGCACATCTGCAAGCTCTTCAGAGTTCACAAAAGCTCTTTGTACATCATCTTCCCTGACCCTGACAATGGTCACCCTAAAAAAAATAagctggggctgaggatgtggctcaagtggtaacacgcttgcctggcacgcatggggtgctgggttctatcctcagcaccacataaaaaaataaaaaagatgttgtatccaccaaaaactaaaaaataaatattaaaataaaaaaaaataagctggATACAGATACTTTAgtttccattttacagaagaggaaaatgAGGCTCAGAGACAAATGACTTCCAGAGATGGTGACACGAGGACAAAATCCTAGGCAGGCAGCCCCTTCCCTGGTAACAGGCACAGGAGCAGGGTGACCACATACTGCCTGCCCCTAGTTCCAGCTCCAGTCTACTGTCCAGGAACCAAATATGAAGGCCACCTCTTTCAGCAGGgcgtgatcccagcaacttgggagttcaaggccagcctgggcaatttagcaagatcctgtttcaaaataaaaaaggctgaggacgTAGTTCCGTGTCACAGCACCCTGGGTTCAtcccccataaaaaaaaaaaaaagaaagaaagaaaagaaaagaaaacagaataccCCTTTTCATTTTCAAAAGGGGTGATAATCATAGGGCCACCCTAACTTGGAGGGGACTCCAGGCGTGCAGATCAGGAGAGATAGCGCAGAGGCAGCTGCTTCTTCCACCTCCCTCCACAGCAAATGAGGAACCTGTGTCCTTGCTTTGCTGACCACCGGATGGGTGTTAAGAGCATCCAAGCCCCACAAGGTGAGAGCACATGCCGAGGCGAGGACCCTCCAGAGTCGTCCAGGGGGCTGGCAGATCCCTGCTCCCGGCTCAGCACATTCCTGATTTTCTTAGAGACCTGACTGAGGGTCGCCAGAGCCCAGGACTACCAGCAGAGCCCCGGGGCGAGCTGTCCTGGGCCCCCCCGGAGGAGGCCAGCAACAACTGTGCTGGGAGGCCCAAGTGCACATGGTGCTGAGCCCTGGGCCCCTGCTGGCCAGGACTTCAGGAGACTAGGTAGGGTCCCCTCCAAAGCCCTGCCAGCTGATGTTCCGTTTTCTGAAGCCCCTGCTTCCTGATTGTGGTGGAAAGAACGAGAGCGTGACTCCCCACACGTTCCTCCCCACATGATTCTTCACCACGGCTGAGGAGGGAACACGGCGGCTCTGAGCGGAATCACCGACTCACCGGCCAaggtctctctttaaaaataacaacGCCTCTCACCCTCCAAGGTCCTGTTTTGTGCCCTTAGAGGCaccactcccttcccttcctcagcCAGACCAAGAAGAATATATCATTATCACCCccatttacagatggggaaaccaaGGCTGAAGAGGACGGTGAAGTCAGCATCCAGCTGGGACTTGAGAGTCTTAGTTCTCAAGCACCACCCCGTTAGAGACACAGCATtttacttttaaaacacataaacctggggctggagatgtggctcaagcggtagcgcgctcgcctggcatgagtgtggcccgggttcgatcctcagcaccacatacaaacaaagatgttgtgtccgccgaaaactaaaaaataaaaatattttaaaaattctctctctctttgaaaaaaaaagaaaaaaaaaaaaaaaaacacataaaccTGGACTCAACTTCATCAGTAGTCAGGGAAATGCAAGTTCAAATATAGCGAGACACACTCAAAACGGCTAAAATGGAAAAGCCTGAGGATATGGGACAGGAAAACTCAACACTACTTGGGGGAGAAAGGTTACTCAGCACAACCACCTGGAAAATAGCTCAGCATCACATGAAAAGCTGAAGGGACATACACTCTGAGACCTAGCAATCTCACTCCACAGAAGCACTAGAAGAGAGGATGTCCACTGGACTTAGAAACAATCCAAGTGTCCATCAAGAACAGAATCAATAATATGCAGTATGATCACCGATGGAATACTATGCAGCAACAAAAAGGGATGAACTAGGACTACATGCAAACATATAGATGAATCTTCAAACCCACTGTTGTGCAAAAGAACCAagatatacacacaacacacacataccATACTGTATGTTCAAAATTAGAaaag
This window encodes:
- the Lasp1 gene encoding LIM and SH3 domain protein 1 gives rise to the protein MNPNCARCGKIVYPTEKVNCLDKFWHKACFHCETCKMTLNMKNYKGYEKKPYCNAHYPKQSFTMVADTPENLRLKQQSELQSQVRYKEEFEKNKGKGFSVVADTPELQRIKKTQDQISNIKYHEEFEKSRMGPSGGEGLEPERRDAQDSSSYRRPQEQQQPPHHVPTSSAPVYQQPQQQQATPAYGGYKEPAAPVSIQRSAPGGGGKRYRAVYDYSAADEDEVSFQDGDTIVNVQQIDDGWMYGTVERTGDTGMLPANYVEAI